In one Thermosipho ferrireducens genomic region, the following are encoded:
- a CDS encoding glycosyltransferase family 2 protein has protein sequence MTYTVPQELLEIILEKAPYDLIVGIPSYNNAETIRYVTETAAKGLTEFFPGYKACIINSDGGSSDETRETFLKSNTGNVDLYSFVYEGISGKGTAMRSILEIAAEAGAKAVVFLDSDLRSVQPFWIERLINPILSGKTSYVTPYYIRHKYDGTITNSICYPLTSTLYGQKVRQPIGGDFGVGREMIEIYTNKDPQIWESDISRFGIDIWMTTTAINESKLPVYQASLGAKIHDVKDPGKQLGKMFKEVVGTLFSLMETYKNNWSKTSSLKNSPIYGEFLEITPEPINVDIDNLINSCKKGITNNKEEIESIFSYEISEKIFEIASSSGRVDEDTWISVIFELSNAYRKPDLRDKIIKILVPIYFGKTADFVIKTTHMNQKEAEKEIEKLLEKFIERKGELTKIWKI, from the coding sequence ATGACTTACACAGTACCTCAAGAATTACTGGAAATTATTTTAGAAAAAGCCCCCTATGATTTAATTGTAGGAATTCCAAGCTACAACAACGCTGAAACAATTCGCTACGTCACAGAAACTGCCGCAAAAGGCCTTACAGAATTTTTCCCGGGCTACAAAGCCTGTATAATCAACTCCGATGGAGGATCCAGTGATGAAACCCGGGAAACGTTTCTGAAAAGTAATACTGGTAATGTAGACCTATATAGTTTTGTTTATGAGGGAATTTCTGGAAAAGGTACAGCAATGAGAAGCATCTTAGAAATAGCAGCCGAGGCTGGTGCAAAAGCTGTAGTTTTTCTGGATTCAGATTTAAGAAGCGTTCAACCTTTCTGGATTGAGAGACTCATAAATCCTATTCTTTCTGGCAAAACCTCTTACGTAACTCCATATTATATAAGGCACAAATACGATGGAACTATAACAAACTCTATCTGTTACCCATTAACAAGTACTTTGTACGGACAAAAAGTCAGGCAACCAATCGGTGGTGATTTTGGAGTAGGAAGAGAAATGATCGAAATATATACAAATAAAGATCCGCAAATATGGGAATCGGATATCTCAAGATTTGGCATAGATATCTGGATGACTACAACCGCTATAAATGAATCAAAGCTACCTGTTTATCAGGCTTCTCTTGGAGCAAAAATTCACGACGTGAAAGATCCAGGAAAACAGCTTGGAAAAATGTTCAAAGAAGTTGTAGGTACATTATTTTCGTTAATGGAAACTTATAAAAATAACTGGTCAAAAACAAGTTCACTGAAAAATTCTCCTATATATGGCGAATTTTTAGAAATAACTCCCGAACCTATAAATGTTGATATTGACAATTTAATAAACAGCTGCAAAAAAGGTATTACTAACAACAAAGAAGAAATTGAAAGTATTTTCTCTTACGAAATTTCCGAGAAAATATTTGAAATAGCTTCTTCATCTGGTAGAGTAGACGAAGATACATGGATTTCTGTAATTTTCGAACTTTCCAACGCCTACAGAAAACCTGATTTACGTGATAAAATTATTAAAATCCTCGTTCCAATATATTTTGGAAAAACCGCTGACTTTGTGATAAAAACTACTCACATGAACCAAAAAGAAGCGGAAAAAGAAATCGAAAAACTCCTCGAAAAGTTTATCGAAAGGAAAGGTGAATTGACAAAAATATGGAAAATTTAA
- a CDS encoding carbohydrate ABC transporter permease produces MVKKKSPLKTFLFYSGIIIIAFLILIPFYFMVLVSLHADYDPYKTSFKNLTLRNYAEIFGLIQSTEEEVFGKEILERNVKSIDDKIARLKKISGSKEAYVAYLKNEVYPQKEKELKNIIELVIDFAGLALENREEFVLNAMKKDTPEAKTIEENAAIILSESDMQMFLNLRDFVNSAFTDEFINSQLDKIHVQIKELEQQKERILVEKATEFPFLKYLRNSLMFAGIAALLSLFFAILGGYAISRLKFRGRGVLQRSVLIVYLFGGTVIMVPLYQMAVKLGILSTPFGASVYLIVVYVIQTLPVSLYMLGNYFRTIPYSIEEAAIIDGCGRFETIFRIVLPLSAPAIVTVYIYAFMIGWNEYLFASAFLNLKSYKELFTLPLGLNAFSQSAHSVWGRLMAASLVSAVPIILIFGLMEKYLTAGFTAGGVKE; encoded by the coding sequence ATGGTAAAGAAAAAATCTCCATTAAAAACCTTCTTATTCTACTCTGGAATAATTATTATAGCCTTTTTAATCCTCATACCATTTTATTTTATGGTTTTAGTTTCACTTCACGCAGATTATGACCCTTACAAAACCAGTTTTAAAAATCTAACCCTGAGAAATTACGCAGAAATTTTTGGGTTAATTCAAAGCACTGAGGAAGAAGTTTTCGGAAAAGAAATTCTTGAAAGAAATGTAAAGTCTATAGATGATAAAATAGCCCGACTAAAAAAAATATCAGGTTCAAAAGAGGCATACGTAGCTTATTTAAAAAATGAAGTATATCCTCAAAAAGAAAAGGAGTTAAAAAACATCATTGAATTGGTAATCGATTTTGCAGGTCTTGCACTTGAAAATAGAGAAGAGTTTGTATTGAATGCTATGAAAAAAGATACTCCAGAAGCAAAAACAATAGAAGAAAATGCAGCTATAATACTAAGTGAAAGTGATATGCAAATGTTTTTAAATCTTAGAGATTTTGTAAATTCTGCTTTTACAGACGAATTTATAAATTCACAGTTAGATAAAATCCATGTTCAAATAAAAGAATTAGAGCAGCAAAAAGAAAGAATATTAGTAGAAAAAGCTACTGAATTTCCGTTTTTAAAGTATTTACGAAATTCGCTAATGTTTGCAGGAATCGCTGCTTTATTAAGCCTGTTTTTTGCCATTCTTGGTGGATATGCCATTTCAAGGTTAAAATTTAGAGGAAGAGGTGTTTTACAGCGCTCTGTACTGATTGTATATTTATTTGGTGGCACTGTTATAATGGTTCCTCTTTACCAGATGGCCGTCAAACTCGGCATACTTTCAACACCATTTGGAGCAAGTGTTTATTTAATTGTAGTTTATGTTATCCAGACTTTACCAGTATCTTTATACATGCTTGGAAATTATTTCAGAACAATCCCATATTCAATAGAAGAAGCTGCTATAATAGACGGATGTGGAAGATTCGAGACAATTTTCAGGATAGTTCTCCCATTGTCTGCTCCTGCAATAGTTACCGTATACATATACGCTTTCATGATAGGCTGGAACGAATATCTTTTTGCATCCGCTTTTCTAAATTTAAAATCTTATAAAGAACTTTTCACGTTGCCTCTTGGGTTAAACGCATTTAGTCAGTCTGCTCACTCTGTGTGGGGGAGGTTGATGGCGGCTTCTCTTGTGTCTGCGGTACCTATTATATTGATATTTGGTCTTATGGAAAAATATCTAACCGCTGGATTTACAGCAGGGGGAGTAAAAGAATGA
- a CDS encoding ABC transporter permease subunit, with amino-acid sequence MKHFWKIIGWLCLGLFNIFSVWGAFFLFGKGFYELSVTFFVLIVLIDYFILNKKSYPYRYMIPAVILLFILVLYPITFTIKTAFTNYGTGHIMTRQEVIDRLLTDPVYTYVPENAKEYRYEIFIRYDGIKPTNDYKVLLTSQNGEKYIMGEIKVVRMQAGKMLLGEAQMVPLDRAGLNIIKEDGNIIAIVEDGKTYRYFYSPYDPETRVNEIFFKSQVGFPVLSKVEIVDPENNRLSLRFSEDGSLRLRTVRHLYRLSLAEVQEKGKTVVKTVLFNDKTNKPLIEENGTFYDLDENGEKVAIMGYISYIGGKNFSRIFMDPTVSGPFTKIFLWNFTYAALSVLFTFVIGLSFALVLNNRTLTGKAVYRTLLIIPWAIPAFISVLIWKNGFFNETYGIINRFIITNVFKGNPLQWMTNPFWAKVAVLVVNTWLGFPYMMTVSLGALQSIPDELYEAASIDGASKSQRFWKITFPLLMTTIAPLLVGSFAFNFNNFVNIYLLTSGGPAIPNTSTPAGATDILISYTYKLAFEAGRGQDFGFASAISILIFFIVAGISFVNFKISGSFEEVNR; translated from the coding sequence ATGAAACATTTCTGGAAGATAATTGGCTGGCTTTGTCTGGGATTGTTTAATATTTTCTCAGTCTGGGGAGCTTTTTTCCTGTTTGGGAAAGGATTCTACGAGCTTTCTGTAACGTTTTTTGTGCTAATTGTGTTAATAGATTATTTTATACTTAATAAAAAATCATATCCTTACAGATATATGATACCGGCGGTAATATTGCTTTTTATTCTGGTTCTTTATCCGATAACTTTTACTATAAAAACGGCATTTACAAATTATGGTACAGGTCACATAATGACCCGACAGGAGGTAATTGATAGATTACTAACTGATCCTGTGTATACGTACGTTCCTGAAAATGCTAAAGAGTACAGATATGAGATATTTATCAGGTATGATGGAATAAAACCAACGAATGATTACAAAGTATTGCTAACCTCTCAAAATGGAGAAAAATATATTATGGGTGAGATAAAAGTAGTAAGAATGCAGGCGGGAAAAATGCTTTTGGGAGAGGCTCAAATGGTGCCTCTTGATAGAGCGGGGTTAAATATTATAAAAGAAGACGGAAATATCATAGCTATTGTTGAAGATGGAAAAACTTATCGTTATTTTTATTCCCCTTATGATCCAGAAACGCGGGTTAATGAAATATTTTTTAAGTCGCAAGTTGGATTCCCTGTGCTAAGTAAAGTAGAAATTGTAGATCCAGAGAACAATAGACTATCTCTGAGATTTTCAGAGGATGGGAGCTTAAGGTTAAGGACTGTTCGACATCTTTACAGATTATCATTGGCAGAGGTTCAAGAAAAAGGAAAAACAGTTGTTAAAACAGTTCTTTTTAATGATAAAACTAACAAACCTTTAATAGAAGAAAATGGAACTTTTTATGATTTAGATGAGAACGGGGAAAAAGTGGCTATAATGGGCTATATATCTTACATTGGTGGAAAAAATTTCTCAAGAATATTTATGGATCCCACTGTTTCGGGACCGTTTACCAAGATATTTTTGTGGAATTTTACTTATGCAGCTTTAAGCGTGCTCTTTACATTTGTAATAGGACTATCCTTTGCACTTGTCCTTAATAATAGAACACTTACTGGAAAAGCAGTTTATAGAACTTTACTTATAATTCCCTGGGCAATTCCTGCATTCATATCTGTGCTGATATGGAAAAATGGTTTTTTCAATGAGACCTATGGAATTATAAATAGATTTATCATAACGAATGTATTTAAAGGTAATCCCTTGCAATGGATGACCAATCCTTTCTGGGCCAAGGTGGCAGTTTTGGTAGTGAACACGTGGCTGGGGTTTCCGTATATGATGACAGTATCATTGGGGGCTTTACAGAGCATACCAGATGAGCTTTATGAAGCTGCATCAATTGACGGAGCGAGTAAATCGCAAAGATTCTGGAAAATAACTTTTCCTCTTTTAATGACAACAATTGCGCCTCTTCTGGTTGGAAGTTTTGCTTTTAATTTTAATAATTTTGTGAATATATACCTTTTAACTTCTGGAGGACCGGCTATTCCAAATACAAGTACACCAGCAGGTGCGACTGATATTCTTATATCGTATACGTATAAACTTGCATTTGAAGCGGGAAGAGGACAGGATTTTGGGTTTGCAAGCGCGATTTCTATTCTTATATTTTTCATAGTAGCTGGTATAAGTTTTGTAAACTTTAAAATTTCTGGTTCTTTTGAAGAGGTGAATAGATAA
- a CDS encoding sugar ABC transporter substrate-binding protein — MRKWLVVITAILMMLSVFAVKLTIWTSEAQVDILTKLADEFKASYGIDVEVVQVNFGDIKSKFLTAAPAGEGADIIVGAHDWVGELVANGLLEPIPILPDKDKYLPVPLKAFTFNGKLYGVPYAIDGPALIYNKDYVEEPPKTFDELIDLAKQINEEYEGEVRGFVYDYKNFYFSSYAFFGYGGYVFGEKGGKVNVKDIGLANEGAVKGLNLIKRLVDEGLLESGDNYNVMDGLFKDGQAAMIINGPWAVPGWREAGVDFAVAPIPQLEPGVDPKPFITAQGFMINAKSPNKLYAIEFLTKFIATKDVMFRIYQADPRIPSRSDVLALVDDKVTKDFADFLGTYGLPMPNVPEMAGVWGAMGDALAKALDQGIPVEQALKEAVDTILAGIK; from the coding sequence ATGAGGAAGTGGCTTGTTGTTATTACAGCTATTTTGATGATGTTAAGTGTGTTTGCAGTAAAACTCACCATATGGACTTCTGAAGCGCAAGTTGATATCCTTACAAAATTAGCAGATGAATTTAAGGCAAGTTATGGTATTGACGTAGAGGTTGTTCAGGTGAATTTTGGCGACATAAAGTCCAAATTTCTTACAGCGGCTCCTGCCGGTGAAGGCGCAGATATAATTGTTGGTGCTCATGACTGGGTTGGGGAGCTTGTAGCAAATGGATTACTTGAACCAATTCCAATTTTGCCAGATAAAGACAAGTATTTACCAGTGCCATTGAAAGCATTTACGTTTAACGGTAAACTTTATGGAGTACCATATGCGATTGATGGTCCAGCTCTTATTTACAACAAGGATTATGTGGAAGAACCACCAAAGACATTTGATGAACTTATTGATCTTGCAAAGCAAATTAATGAGGAATATGAAGGAGAAGTTCGTGGTTTTGTTTATGACTACAAGAATTTCTATTTCAGCAGTTATGCATTCTTTGGATATGGCGGATATGTGTTTGGAGAAAAAGGCGGAAAAGTCAATGTAAAAGATATTGGACTTGCAAATGAGGGAGCAGTTAAAGGATTAAATCTTATAAAGAGACTTGTAGATGAGGGATTACTTGAGTCTGGAGATAATTACAATGTGATGGACGGGCTTTTCAAGGACGGTCAAGCAGCCATGATTATAAATGGACCATGGGCAGTTCCTGGATGGCGTGAAGCAGGCGTTGATTTCGCCGTTGCTCCAATTCCACAACTTGAACCTGGAGTTGATCCAAAGCCATTTATTACCGCACAGGGATTTATGATTAACGCGAAAAGTCCTAACAAACTTTATGCTATAGAATTTTTGACCAAATTTATTGCTACAAAAGATGTAATGTTCAGAATTTACCAGGCAGATCCAAGAATTCCTTCTCGAAGTGATGTTCTTGCGCTGGTTGATGACAAAGTTACAAAAGATTTTGCTGACTTCCTTGGTACATATGGATTACCAATGCCAAACGTTCCAGAAATGGCTGGTGTTTGGGGAGCCATGGGAGACGCACTTGCAAAGGCCCTTGACCAGGGAATTCCTGTTGAACAGGCACTTAAAGAAGCTGTTGATACAATTCTTGCAGGGATTAAATAA
- a CDS encoding MurR/RpiR family transcriptional regulator translates to MENLKLGILDKLRATLSQLKPAEQKIAKYIIKYPDDTIHHSISELAVLAGVGEATISRLCRKLGFKGFQDLKISLARELAAPESDIFFESSNELITKLISTLSNLNKMLDEESIEAVVKKVVKSKRIIFFGVGSSGVIAEYGAVLFTRAGFPASFYTDPHMQIISAVSFGKNDVVFGISSSGNIRDTVKSMQISKSSGAYTVAITGGYKSRITEVVDTTIYIPPSGHETGIPFLSPHVCQMTILHIIFDKALSIKKSAREILRKADKTLQAKRYTNKNEKI, encoded by the coding sequence ATGGAAAATTTAAAGCTTGGAATTCTGGACAAACTCCGGGCAACTTTATCACAATTAAAACCTGCTGAACAAAAAATAGCAAAATACATAATTAAATACCCTGATGATACGATACATCATTCCATAAGTGAACTTGCTGTACTTGCTGGAGTAGGGGAAGCTACTATCTCAAGATTATGTAGAAAACTTGGATTCAAAGGTTTTCAGGATTTAAAGATTTCTCTGGCTCGGGAGCTCGCTGCTCCAGAGTCAGATATATTTTTTGAAAGTTCCAACGAATTAATAACAAAACTAATTTCCACACTTTCAAATTTAAACAAAATGCTTGATGAAGAAAGTATAGAAGCTGTTGTTAAGAAAGTTGTTAAATCAAAAAGGATAATATTTTTTGGTGTGGGTTCAAGCGGAGTAATTGCAGAATATGGAGCAGTATTATTTACAAGGGCAGGTTTTCCAGCAAGTTTTTATACAGATCCACATATGCAGATTATAAGCGCTGTTAGCTTTGGAAAAAACGATGTAGTGTTTGGAATATCCTCAAGTGGAAACATAAGAGACACTGTAAAATCCATGCAGATTTCAAAATCATCTGGTGCATACACTGTAGCAATCACGGGTGGATATAAATCAAGAATCACAGAAGTCGTGGATACAACTATATATATACCACCAAGTGGCCATGAAACAGGTATCCCTTTTCTTTCGCCTCACGTGTGCCAGATGACTATATTACACATAATCTTTGATAAAGCGCTTTCAATTAAAAAAAGTGCCAGAGAAATTTTAAGAAAAGCTGACAAAACCCTTCAAGCGAAAAGATACACCAACAAAAATGAGAAAATTTAA
- a CDS encoding alkaline phosphatase family protein, producing the protein MLKPDYDLSIVSFVNTVIKFLGATPFYESRKMQELIGDSLSNIKKVIIVIIDSLGYEKLSKINNVLQFERVEKIFSVFPTTTVTAVTSLVTGLTPQEHGLMGYIQFLREIGMLLNMIDFSYPGMSTYSFESIVKKNLKRLPNVFQLLKKEGKYAGILTSANIANSGLSFLTQKDASVMTYYTVGDLLSGISKILRKEFKGIVFVYYGLLDGLGHKKGPDSESYEKESEYILREIKRIVEEFKDKHTRVFITADHGMVQTPRDKNSYLGSELRRFLRMPPTGEMRMMYFYTKYKREKELIDYLQGNYKGRFELFNSKEMLSDGYFGYGKLHPEVLNRIGDIVLVCKENYSFTYLYTGGEDKLKGMHGSLTEKELHVPLIVL; encoded by the coding sequence GTGTTAAAACCTGATTATGATCTGAGTATTGTAAGTTTTGTGAACACCGTGATAAAGTTTTTAGGAGCTACACCGTTTTATGAAAGCAGGAAAATGCAGGAATTAATAGGAGATAGCCTTTCAAATATTAAAAAGGTTATAATTGTAATTATTGATAGTCTTGGATATGAGAAACTTTCGAAAATAAATAATGTATTGCAATTTGAAAGAGTTGAGAAAATTTTTAGTGTTTTTCCAACTACCACTGTGACTGCTGTTACAAGTTTGGTGACAGGATTAACCCCACAGGAGCACGGTTTAATGGGTTATATACAGTTTTTAAGAGAAATAGGAATGTTATTGAATATGATTGACTTTTCGTATCCTGGTATGTCAACATATAGTTTTGAAAGTATCGTCAAAAAAAATCTGAAAAGACTTCCAAATGTGTTTCAGCTATTAAAGAAAGAAGGTAAATATGCGGGGATTTTGACAAGTGCAAATATAGCTAATTCAGGCCTTTCTTTTTTAACACAGAAAGATGCCAGTGTTATGACGTATTATACCGTTGGTGACCTGCTTTCTGGAATTTCAAAAATTTTGAGAAAGGAGTTCAAAGGAATAGTTTTTGTGTATTACGGTCTTTTGGACGGACTTGGGCACAAAAAGGGTCCAGATAGTGAAAGTTACGAGAAAGAGTCCGAGTATATATTACGTGAGATAAAGAGAATTGTCGAAGAATTCAAGGATAAACATACGAGAGTGTTTATAACAGCTGATCACGGAATGGTGCAGACGCCGAGGGATAAAAATTCTTATCTTGGCTCTGAGTTGAGAAGATTTTTGCGTATGCCACCTACAGGGGAAATGCGGATGATGTATTTCTATACGAAATATAAAAGAGAGAAAGAGTTAATAGATTATTTGCAGGGCAACTATAAGGGGCGTTTTGAGCTTTTCAATTCAAAGGAAATGTTAAGCGATGGATATTTTGGTTATGGAAAACTTCATCCGGAAGTTTTAAACAGAATAGGTGATATTGTTCTGGTGTGTAAAGAAAATTATTCATTTACTTATCTTTACACAGGTGGAGAAGATAAACTTAAAGGGATGCATGGTTCTTTAACTGAAAAAGAATTACATGTTCCCCTTATAGTGCTTTGA
- a CDS encoding sugar ABC transporter permease, whose amino-acid sequence MVIRGKNWLTHIILILLIVAILFPVVWVISTSLRRDNAAFSTKLFSSRMSVQNYKDLLFPEKNIPRLLSDIEAVTTNAMPYTNRDIEFLLSKFDKDIQLLKGYVLETQQLIESSDREYEKIKEFIENNNKLIIEKIKSEAENIKRNIQVPETSEEKLYLAVLYLLDSKKLKETKLSLIKRISSDTLEKYKSKWEEKIKKDKIKLDALNTRVKELEIEISKVRKEMESYQREYLNLMTIIRESILPQFQNYYTTLQIALETLESGENSKVGAAVFESDEMENFEKLYRYILEISNYEVEDFSEYNSLITNLVKVFEKINNLWKEYPYKSTSAYADFISLIKMFNLKATKQIKESVNVIKGLKKAVDEYQNFSKSYEALNEELSSVKLEYEKVSLEFNEKISSLNEGFLYIYGILLSENVNKFIAKVENYKLPKDITKLYFALKSLRSSANAYFVYLSDADLKKIIRASLSKLEWINSYRDFNSKYKRFSKDMKDFLEDFSRYVNSIEATGPRAIKSAKGGIKLRIAALSQLFPKVQSDYPSKIGSTLGLSSKEAANLVDQFPLNELDKRFKTIDAKLFRIDQIWKQKTKHYLVRWIFNSVVVAGVVAVVTTLVNALAAYPFSRMRFKGRRYGIMSLLLIQMFPAIMYMVALYGFLSFVGRYLSWMGLNTLGGLMFIYLGNIAFNMYLIKGFYDTIPSSLEEAAMIDGATRWQTFWRIVLPLASPILAVVVILTFMGTFNEFVLARIILQDVEKYTYAVGLWTFSTGPYETEWGLFSAAALIGMAPMVILFLSMQKYLVGGLTKGSVKG is encoded by the coding sequence ATGGTGATAAGAGGCAAGAATTGGTTAACTCACATAATATTAATATTGCTTATTGTAGCCATTTTATTTCCTGTTGTCTGGGTTATATCAACTTCTTTGAGAAGAGATAACGCGGCGTTTTCAACAAAACTTTTTTCATCTCGAATGAGTGTTCAAAATTACAAAGATTTGCTATTTCCAGAGAAGAATATTCCGCGCCTTTTGTCTGATATTGAAGCTGTTACAACAAATGCTATGCCTTATACAAACAGGGATATTGAATTTCTTCTTTCAAAATTCGACAAAGATATACAGTTGCTAAAAGGATATGTATTAGAGACTCAACAATTAATTGAATCATCTGATAGGGAATATGAAAAAATAAAAGAGTTCATAGAAAATAACAACAAATTGATAATTGAGAAGATAAAAAGCGAAGCGGAAAATATAAAAAGAAACATTCAAGTACCTGAAACTTCGGAAGAAAAATTATATCTCGCTGTATTGTACCTTTTAGATAGTAAAAAATTGAAAGAGACAAAGTTGAGTTTAATAAAAAGAATATCATCAGACACATTGGAAAAATATAAGTCAAAATGGGAAGAAAAAATTAAAAAAGACAAAATTAAGTTAGATGCTTTGAACACGAGAGTGAAAGAGCTGGAAATAGAAATTAGTAAAGTTAGAAAAGAAATGGAAAGTTATCAGAGAGAATATTTAAATTTGATGACGATAATTCGTGAATCAATTTTACCTCAGTTTCAAAATTATTATACAACTCTGCAAATAGCTCTCGAAACCCTTGAAAGCGGGGAAAATTCAAAAGTGGGAGCAGCGGTTTTTGAATCTGATGAAATGGAAAATTTTGAAAAGTTATACAGGTATATTCTTGAAATTTCGAATTATGAAGTGGAGGACTTTTCCGAATATAATTCATTGATAACAAATCTGGTAAAGGTTTTTGAAAAAATCAATAACCTGTGGAAAGAGTATCCTTATAAGTCTACAAGCGCTTATGCTGATTTTATTTCTTTGATTAAAATGTTTAATTTAAAAGCCACTAAACAAATAAAAGAGAGTGTAAATGTTATAAAAGGCTTAAAAAAAGCTGTTGACGAATATCAGAATTTTTCAAAATCTTACGAAGCACTGAATGAAGAACTGAGTTCTGTGAAATTAGAATATGAAAAAGTTTCGTTAGAGTTTAATGAAAAGATATCGTCTCTCAATGAAGGATTTCTTTACATTTACGGAATTTTGTTGAGTGAAAATGTTAATAAATTTATTGCAAAGGTTGAAAATTATAAACTTCCAAAGGATATAACAAAGCTTTATTTTGCGTTGAAAAGCTTGAGATCATCGGCAAATGCATACTTTGTATATTTGTCAGATGCTGATTTAAAGAAAATTATAAGAGCAAGTTTGAGTAAATTAGAATGGATAAACTCGTATAGAGATTTCAATTCTAAGTACAAACGTTTTTCAAAAGATATGAAAGATTTTCTGGAAGATTTTTCAAGGTATGTGAATAGCATAGAAGCTACTGGTCCACGTGCGATTAAATCTGCTAAAGGTGGTATAAAACTAAGAATAGCGGCGCTTTCACAACTTTTCCCGAAAGTTCAAAGCGATTATCCATCTAAGATTGGTTCAACTCTTGGCCTTTCTTCAAAAGAAGCGGCGAACCTTGTGGATCAGTTCCCGCTTAATGAATTAGATAAGAGATTTAAAACTATAGATGCAAAACTTTTTAGAATTGACCAGATATGGAAGCAAAAAACGAAACACTATCTTGTTAGATGGATATTTAACAGTGTTGTTGTTGCGGGAGTAGTTGCCGTTGTTACTACTCTTGTAAACGCGCTGGCAGCATATCCATTTAGCAGAATGAGATTTAAGGGTAGAAGGTACGGTATAATGTCGCTTTTGCTTATTCAAATGTTTCCTGCGATAATGTATATGGTAGCTCTCTATGGTTTTTTGAGTTTTGTTGGAAGGTACTTAAGCTGGATGGGGCTAAATACACTGGGCGGTTTGATGTTCATTTATCTCGGTAATATAGCATTTAATATGTATTTGATAAAGGGATTTTATGATACTATACCAAGTTCTTTAGAAGAGGCAGCCATGATAGATGGGGCAACAAGGTGGCAAACATTCTGGAGAATAGTGCTACCATTAGCATCACCTATACTTGCTGTTGTAGTTATATTAACTTTTATGGGAACGTTTAATGAGTTTGTCCTGGCAAGAATCATACTCCAGGATGTTGAAAAATATACATACGCGGTTGGATTATGGACATTCTCAACAGGACCGTACGAAACTGAATGGGGTCTTTTCTCTGCAGCGGCGCTGATAGGAATGGCACCAATGGTGATTCTCTTCCTCTCCATGCAAAAATATCTTGTCGGAGGATTAACAAAGGGTTCTGTTAAAGGATAA